The nucleotide sequence GTTACCTGCTTTTATTTCGGCATATTCAGGAACTTCCGCAGAGAATGTAAAGCTTGGTGCTTTTAGAGATGTGCCATTACCTAACTGGAATCTAAAGTATACCGGGTTAATGCGTTTAGAGTGGTTTAAAAGAAATTTTAGACGATTTTCACTTAGTCATGGGTATAAATCTAATTATACCATCAATCAATTTCAAACCAATCTGGATTACGACGAAGAAAATCCTTTTGAACCGAACCAGGCGGGAGATTTTAAAAACAGAACGCTATTTTCAAATATTGTACTTTCAGAATTATTCACTCCTTTGTTGCAGGTCGATCTGGAAACTAGTAATAATGTACAATTTTTAGGAAGATTGGAAAAAGACAGGCAGCTTTCCTTAAGTTTTGATAATAATATCCTAACAGAGATTACAGGAAATCAATATACCTTAGGAATGGGATATCGCTTAAAAGATATGAAAATTGTTACTGCACTTGGTGGTCGCCGCCGGGTGTTAAGTAGTGATTTGAATTTTAAAGCAGACGTTTCTTATAGAAGAAATAAAACTATTGTGCGGTATTTAGATTTATCGAATAATCAGGTAATTGCCGGGCAGGATATCTGGTCGATCAATTTTGTGACTGATTATGCGATTACAAAGAATCTAACGGCTTTATTTTATTACGAGCATACATTCTCTGAATATGCAGTTTCGACGGCTTTTCCGCAAACTACAATACGATCGGGGATAACATTACGATATAATTTCGGAAATTAGTGTTCGCCTATTTGAACAATTACCCGAAAAAATTAACTTTGTCGCTATATAAAACATAACTATGAATATTCCAGAGGATTTAAAGTACACCAGAGACCACGAGTGGGTTAAAATCGACGGTGACATTGCAACTGTAGGTATCACAGATTTTGCACAGGGAGAGTTGGGAGATATTGTTTACGTTGAGGTAGAATCTGTAGACGAATCTTTAGACCGCGAAGATGTATTTGGTACCGTAGAGGCTGTAAAAACAGTTTCAGATCTGTATTTGCCCTTAACAGGTGAGATTGTTGAATTTAACGACAGTCTTGAAGATGAGCCGGAAAAAGTGAATAACGATCCCTATACAGATGGTTGGATGATCAAAATTAAGTTTTCTGAAATTTCTGAACTGGAAGATCTTCTTACTGCAGAAGAATATAAAGAAATTATCGGTGGTTAAACTTGCCTTTTTTTTGGCAGGAGGATACACGGCAACGCTGCTTTTTTTCTCGTTGTATAAAATTACACCAGAATTTGAAGTAGGAGGGTTTAGTGTAACCGATAAGATGCTGCATGCATCTGCCTATTTAATGTTATTTGTATTTTGGAATTTGGCTTTTTTTCTGAAATCCAATACAGAAACATCATATAAGTCGACAATAGTAAAAATAAGTTTAGCTTGTATTTTCTTTGGTATGTTAATTGAGGTCTTACAAGGGACGCTCACTAGCTACAGACAAGCAGACTGGTGGGATGTTGTCGCAAATTCAACCGGTGTTTTAATAGCATCATTTCTTTTTTTAGCTTTTGAGCGACCACTCAAAAAGGTTAAAAACTGATATTTGTTTAATTTTTTGGAAAAAATATTTATTTTAGCAAACCTTATTAATCAATAACCATTATGGAACCTAAGAAAAATCCTAAAGCAGATTTGTCCAGAAGAAGCGTATTGTTTCTTCAATTAGGTCTAATATTGGTTCTTTTTGTAACCTGGCAGGCTATCGAATGGAAGACTTATGAAAAGTCTGATATCGATACCGGAATGGTGCAGATGGATCAATTAGAAGACGAAGAAATTCCAATTACTCAAATGCAAAACACGCCTCCACCACCACCGCCACCACCACCGGCGCCAGAGGTAATCGAAGTTGTGGAAGACGAGGAAGAAGTAGAAGAAGATGAAATCGAATCTACAGAAACCAGTCTTGAGGACATCGTAGAGGTAGAAGAAGTTGTTGAAGCACCTTCTGAAGAAGAAGTTGCAGATGTTCCTTTTTCTGTAATTGAAGATGTGCCAATTTTCCCAGGCTGTGAAAATCTTAAAAACAACGATGAGCGTAAAGCTTGTATGAGTGAAAAAGTTCAGAAATTTGTAGTGAAAGAATTCGATACAGATTTAGGTTCAGAACTTGGATTATCAGGTATTACTCGTGTAATTGTGCAGTTTAAGATTAACAAGCAAGGAAAAATCACAGAGGTTAGAGCTCGTGCTCCACACCCTAGATTAGAGCAGGAAGCAGCTAGAGTAGTTAATAAACTACCTAAAATGCAACCAGGTAAACAAAGAGGTAAGCCAGTAGGTGTTGTTTACTCGCTACCAATTGTTTTCCAGATTCAGGATTAAAAAATTACATTTTATAATATTTTTAAGAAATCCCGGTAAATCCGGGATTTCTTTATTTCAGGATAGCTTTAAATAGCGTATCTTTCGACCCGAAAAATCTTTTATCCTGATATGAAGTATCTTCTACTTCCAATTCTATTCTTCTCTTTTTGTGGTTTGTATTCTCAGAATGCTGAGGTTTATCCCGTTTTTCCAGAATGCGATACTGTAAACTATAATTCTTCTGAAGCTTGTTTTAATGCTACTTTGACTGAATTTGTGGTAGAGCGTTTTCAAGTGCCTTCTACTTTACAGGAGAAAAGCTATAACGGACAAATTACGGTAATTTTCGAAGTTAGCAGAACCGGTACTTTTCGTGTAATGTATGTTGATGCAGCTTACGAAAGCTTAAAAGAGGAAGTGGAAAGAGTATTTTCTCTTTTGCCGCAAATTCAACCGGCAATGTACAATGCCGAACCTACTTATATGCAATTTCGATTGCCTATTAATATTCCTCTGGAAAGCAATCTAATACAAGAAGTGCGAAGTGAAAATATCACTTCGGTAGATGCACCCATAATTGCTCAGCAGAACAGAGAAGATTTGAATGAAAACGAATTGGTAAAAGCTGCTAACGAATACGATTCAATAAAATCTAAAATTTTCACTAACCCGCGCTATGATAGTAATATTAATATTCCGCTTTCTCACGAATATTATTCTAGATTCGATGCGGCACTGAATCAGATAGGGACAAACACACATACGGCTTCAAAACCATTTTTATTTAAAGATGTTTCCAAATATTACGATTTAGAGGAAGACTCAAGACGTTTATTTCAGGATCGAAAAACATTAGTGGGTCGTAAAATCTGGAATGAGCATATGGTTCGCTTTGAAGCCGATGATTATTGGTTTACTTTCGATTTTGCTTTAGATCTTCAGTTAGGTAAAGATTTTAATGACGATAGTAGGGATTATACTTACAATAATACTCGAGCGGCTATTTTTCAGGGTGGTTTAGGAAAGAATCTAAATTTCTACGCGGTAGTTTATGAAAATCAAGGCCAGTTTGCTGGATATTACAATAATTGGGCAGAGTCTCTTAAACCAAACGGCGGCGATCCTGCTATTATACCTTCACGAGGTATTGCAAAGCCTTTTGGCGATAATGCATACGATTATCCGGTTGCTGAAGGTTATGTTTCTTATAGTCCTTCAAAATTCTTCAATGTTCAGTTTGGGCATGGTAAAAATTTTATCGGTGATGGTTATCGTTCTCTTTTAATGAGCGATGTTGCTTCTCCTTTTCCTTATCTAAAATTGGATACTGAATTTTGGAAATTGAAATACACAAATATATGGATGTCTTTACGCGATGTACGTCCAGAGGTTAATGAGGACGGTAGTTTTAAAACTAAATACATGGCAAACCATTATTTAAGTTTAAATGTTAGCAAACGTCTTAATATTGGTTTGTTTGAGTCTGTAATTTGGGAAAGTGATAATGATCGAGGCTTTGATCTTAATTATTTAAATCCTGTAATTTTTTATAGAGCTATAGAGTTCTCTACCGGTCCTAACGGAGGTAATGCTCTAATTGGTCTTACGGCAAAATATAAAATCAATAATCAGTTGAACGCCTATGGCCAGTGGATTATCGATGAGTTCTCTTCTTCTGATATTTTTGGAGGTGAACAGAGTTGGAAAAATAAACTTGGCTATCAATTGGGATTGAAATATTATAATGCTTTCGACGTACCTAACCTTTTTCTTCAGTTAGAATACAATCAGGTTCGACCTTATACTTATTCCCATAGAAAACCCGTTTTAAACTACGGTCATGCCAATCAATCTATGGCGCATTTATGGGGCGCGAATTTTAGAGAACTAATTGCCATTGGTAGGTATAAAAAAGATCGTTGGTACGGAATGGCAAAAATGATTTACGGAAAAAGAGGTTTTGATTATAATTCTTTTGAAGATCCTTTTTCGTATGGAGAGAATATTTACCGAAGTTATAGAGAAAGACCTTTTGATGATGGTGTGAAAATAGGGCAGGGCAATACCGGGATTTCCTTTTTTGGTCAATTAGAGGCAGGGTATATTATTAACCCTGAAACCAATTTGAAGCTTTACGGTAGTTTTATTTATAGAAATATGAATACCGATTTGAATACACTAACTAACTTCGATATTTCTACTACCTGGCTTAACCTCGGAATACGTACAGATATTTTTAACTGGTACTACGATTACTAGACTTTTAAGCTTGCTAAAAAATTAACAATTGTACGGCCTTGCCAAAACCTAATTAAGGAGTATCTTTGCGCCAATTATAAAGAATAGTTTTTGAGCAGCGCAGGCGTACATAGTACTTCCCCTTCAATATTATCGGATTTTAAGGAAATAACCAAAATGCGTCTGGCTATTAGCGTGGTTTTTTCTTCGGTAGCCGGCTATTTCTTAGGTGCTGAGACAGTTGATTTTGTAACGGTACTTCTTCTTTCTATTGGCGGTTATTTTATGGTTGGTGCATCTAATGCCTATAACCAAATAATTGAGAGAGATCTGGATGCGTTGATGGATAGGACTAAAAACAGGCCTATTCCAGCAGGTAGAATGTCAATTACCAATGCATTTATCATTGCCAGCCTGTTTACAATTTTAGGATTGGTGGTGTTATATATTATTAATCCTAAAACAGCGATGTTTGGGGGTATTAGTATATTCTTATATGTAAGTATTTATACTCCACTAAAAACAAAAACACCATTGTCTGTTTTTGTCGGTGCATTTCCGGGGGCTATTCCATTTATGTTGGGATGGGTTGCAGCATCAGGCAGTTTCAGTATAGAATCTGGAACATTATTTATGATCCAGTTCTTTTGGCAATTTCCGCATTTCTGGGCAATTGGATGGTGGTTGTACGATGATTATAAAAAGGGAGGCTTTTTTATGCTTCCTACAGGAAAAAGAGATAAAGGAACAGCAATACAAGTAATTTTATATAGCGTTTGGACAATATTGGTTTCGTTAATTCCGGTTTTTGGAGTAACAGGGCGATTGTATCTTACACCAGTTTCAGGAGTTATCATTTTAATACTGGGACTAGGTATGCTTTATTACGCCGTTAGGCTTTTTAAATTGAAAACAGCAGATGCGGCAAAACGTTTAATGCTGGCTAGTGTTTCATATATTACTTTATTGCAAATTGTTTATGTTTTGGATAAATTTATAAGAGAATGGATTTAACAAGAGGAAGCGAACAGGATAGAAGAAATCGCGCAAAGAAGATGATGCTTCTATTTGCGATTATTAGTATGGTGATGATGTTTGCAGGGCTTACTAGTGCTTACGTTGTAAGTAAAAGTAGACCAGATTGGCTTACGCAATTTGAGTTGCCTCAATCTTTTTTATGGAGCACGATTGTTATTGTGGTTAGTAGTATCACGATGTTTTTAGCTAAAAAGAATATAATTGCAGGAAATAGAACTAATGGTACCGCTTTTTTAATAGGTACTTTAGTCTTAGCTTCAGTATTTGTAGTGTTTCAATTTCAGGGTTTTGCGAGCATTGTGGAAGCCGGTTATTATTTTACAGGTAGTGAAAGTACAATAACCACAAGTTTTATTTATGTGCTTGTTTTGGCGCATTTAGCCCACTTGGCGGGAGGTTTGATTGTTCTTTTGGTGCTAATTTATAATCATTTTAAACAGCGCTACTATAACGGGCAAACACTTGGATTAGAGCTAGGTGCAACTTTTTGGCACTTCCTTGATCTACTGTGGGTTTACCTGTTTTGCTTTTTATATTTCTTTAGATAATAAAATTGCGTATTTTTGCGCATCACTTAAAATTAAATGACTTCTTCTTATGGACGCTACTGTTGCTAGAACAGGTACCGAAGGTAAAACTTGGGGCGGTGGTAACCAACCACTTGGAGCCAGCTATGGTAAGTTGATGATGTGGTTCTTCATCCTTTCCGATGCACTTACATTCACGGGGTTTTTATCAGCTTACGGGTTTTCCAGATTCAAATTTGCAGATTCTTGGCCAATACCCGATGAGGTTTTTAATCACTTTCCTTTTTTACATGGAGTAGACGCACCAATGTACTATGTTGCATTAATGACGTTTATTCTTATTTTCTCTTCTGTTACTATGGTATTAGCGGTAGATGCTGGCCACCACATGAAACAGGGGAAAGTAACTATTTACATGTTTTTAACCATTATCGGAGGTTTAATCTTCCTTGGTTCTCAGGCATGGGAGTGGAGCAACTTTATTTCCGGAGAATATGGAGCGTTGACTTCTAAGGGGGGTAAAATTCTCCAATTTGTAGATGGTGAAGGTCATCGCGTAGCCTTAGAAGATATAGCTGTAGCACACGAAGGAGAAAGAATAACGCACGCTGAAAATACAGGTGTTTGGTTCGAAGGAGAATCAACAGTTTCCGATTTTACACTTGAGGAGATTAAAGAAGGCTTTGCAGCTAACGATAATCTTTACATAAGAACGCTGGATTTTAACGAAGAAGGAGAAAAGGTAATTTTATCCAGAGACGAATCTCAAAATTGGTTAGATAATAATGCAGTTGGTATTGTAGAAGGAGCAAATTTAACTGAGAACGAATACGGCCCGCCCTTGTTCGCAGATTTCTTTTTCTTTATTACTGGATTCCACGGTTTTCACGTACTTTCTGGAGTAATCATTAATGTGATTATTTTCTTCAACGTAATTGTTGGAACCTACGAAAGAAGAGGAAGCTATGAAATGGTAGAGAAAGTTGGTTTATACTGGCACTTTGTAGATTTAGTTTGGGTATTCGTATTTACTTTCTTTTACCTTGTTTAATTTTTTGAATCGAAGAGATTATGGCACACGATAATACAGCACATCAGCACGAATCAAGTACAAAAAGAATCTGGCAGGTTTTCGCTATTCTTTCTTTAGTAACCATTGTAGAGGTAATATTAGGTATTTTAAGACCTCCTTTTTTAACCGAAACAACGGTAATAGGTATGCACCTATTAAACTGGATATTTATTATTCTTACGTTATACAAAGCATACTATATCGCATGGGCATTTATGCACATGGAGCATGAAACTAAAGGTTTAAGAAGAGCCGTAGTATGGTCTGGTATCTTTTTAGCGATATATTTAATCTTTATACTCTTAACCGAAGGTGGTTATATTTATGAAGTTTATGAAAACGGTTATATAGCTTGGGATTTTTAATAAAATCCAAAAGTTAAAATGTTAAGAAAAGGCGGTTTTGTAAAACCGTCTTTTTATTTTTGTACTGCTTTCCTGAAACGGTGTTATGAAGAAATTTTTTGTCCTTACAGTACTT is from Zunongwangia endophytica and encodes:
- the gcvH gene encoding glycine cleavage system protein GcvH, which encodes MNIPEDLKYTRDHEWVKIDGDIATVGITDFAQGELGDIVYVEVESVDESLDREDVFGTVEAVKTVSDLYLPLTGEIVEFNDSLEDEPEKVNNDPYTDGWMIKIKFSEISELEDLLTAEEYKEIIGG
- a CDS encoding VanZ family protein; translation: MAGGYTATLLFFSLYKITPEFEVGGFSVTDKMLHASAYLMLFVFWNLAFFLKSNTETSYKSTIVKISLACIFFGMLIEVLQGTLTSYRQADWWDVVANSTGVLIASFLFLAFERPLKKVKN
- a CDS encoding energy transducer TonB, coding for MEPKKNPKADLSRRSVLFLQLGLILVLFVTWQAIEWKTYEKSDIDTGMVQMDQLEDEEIPITQMQNTPPPPPPPPPAPEVIEVVEDEEEVEEDEIESTETSLEDIVEVEEVVEAPSEEEVADVPFSVIEDVPIFPGCENLKNNDERKACMSEKVQKFVVKEFDTDLGSELGLSGITRVIVQFKINKQGKITEVRARAPHPRLEQEAARVVNKLPKMQPGKQRGKPVGVVYSLPIVFQIQD
- a CDS encoding gliding motility protein RemB, with the translated sequence MKYLLLPILFFSFCGLYSQNAEVYPVFPECDTVNYNSSEACFNATLTEFVVERFQVPSTLQEKSYNGQITVIFEVSRTGTFRVMYVDAAYESLKEEVERVFSLLPQIQPAMYNAEPTYMQFRLPINIPLESNLIQEVRSENITSVDAPIIAQQNREDLNENELVKAANEYDSIKSKIFTNPRYDSNINIPLSHEYYSRFDAALNQIGTNTHTASKPFLFKDVSKYYDLEEDSRRLFQDRKTLVGRKIWNEHMVRFEADDYWFTFDFALDLQLGKDFNDDSRDYTYNNTRAAIFQGGLGKNLNFYAVVYENQGQFAGYYNNWAESLKPNGGDPAIIPSRGIAKPFGDNAYDYPVAEGYVSYSPSKFFNVQFGHGKNFIGDGYRSLLMSDVASPFPYLKLDTEFWKLKYTNIWMSLRDVRPEVNEDGSFKTKYMANHYLSLNVSKRLNIGLFESVIWESDNDRGFDLNYLNPVIFYRAIEFSTGPNGGNALIGLTAKYKINNQLNAYGQWIIDEFSSSDIFGGEQSWKNKLGYQLGLKYYNAFDVPNLFLQLEYNQVRPYTYSHRKPVLNYGHANQSMAHLWGANFRELIAIGRYKKDRWYGMAKMIYGKRGFDYNSFEDPFSYGENIYRSYRERPFDDGVKIGQGNTGISFFGQLEAGYIINPETNLKLYGSFIYRNMNTDLNTLTNFDISTTWLNLGIRTDIFNWYYDY
- the cyoE gene encoding heme o synthase; translation: MSSAGVHSTSPSILSDFKEITKMRLAISVVFSSVAGYFLGAETVDFVTVLLLSIGGYFMVGASNAYNQIIERDLDALMDRTKNRPIPAGRMSITNAFIIASLFTILGLVVLYIINPKTAMFGGISIFLYVSIYTPLKTKTPLSVFVGAFPGAIPFMLGWVAASGSFSIESGTLFMIQFFWQFPHFWAIGWWLYDDYKKGGFFMLPTGKRDKGTAIQVILYSVWTILVSLIPVFGVTGRLYLTPVSGVIILILGLGMLYYAVRLFKLKTADAAKRLMLASVSYITLLQIVYVLDKFIREWI
- a CDS encoding cytochrome c oxidase subunit 3 codes for the protein MDLTRGSEQDRRNRAKKMMLLFAIISMVMMFAGLTSAYVVSKSRPDWLTQFELPQSFLWSTIVIVVSSITMFLAKKNIIAGNRTNGTAFLIGTLVLASVFVVFQFQGFASIVEAGYYFTGSESTITTSFIYVLVLAHLAHLAGGLIVLLVLIYNHFKQRYYNGQTLGLELGATFWHFLDLLWVYLFCFLYFFR
- a CDS encoding cytochrome c oxidase subunit 3; the encoded protein is MDATVARTGTEGKTWGGGNQPLGASYGKLMMWFFILSDALTFTGFLSAYGFSRFKFADSWPIPDEVFNHFPFLHGVDAPMYYVALMTFILIFSSVTMVLAVDAGHHMKQGKVTIYMFLTIIGGLIFLGSQAWEWSNFISGEYGALTSKGGKILQFVDGEGHRVALEDIAVAHEGERITHAENTGVWFEGESTVSDFTLEEIKEGFAANDNLYIRTLDFNEEGEKVILSRDESQNWLDNNAVGIVEGANLTENEYGPPLFADFFFFITGFHGFHVLSGVIINVIIFFNVIVGTYERRGSYEMVEKVGLYWHFVDLVWVFVFTFFYLV
- a CDS encoding cytochrome C oxidase subunit IV family protein, giving the protein MAHDNTAHQHESSTKRIWQVFAILSLVTIVEVILGILRPPFLTETTVIGMHLLNWIFIILTLYKAYYIAWAFMHMEHETKGLRRAVVWSGIFLAIYLIFILLTEGGYIYEVYENGYIAWDF